Proteins co-encoded in one Ziziphus jujuba cultivar Dongzao chromosome 9, ASM3175591v1 genomic window:
- the LOC107426735 gene encoding SUMO-activating enzyme subunit 2 isoform X1, with protein sequence MASQQQFSAIKGAKVLMVGAGGIGCELLKTLALSGFQDIHIIDMDTIEVSNLNRQFLFRQSHVGLSKARVARDAVLRFRPQISITPYHANVKDSNFNVDFFKQFNVVLNGLDNLDARRHVNRLCLAADVPLVESGTTGFLGQVTVHIKGKTECYECQPKPAPKTYPVCTITSTPTKFVHCIVWAKDLLFAKLFGDKNQENDLNVRSSDASSSSNHVEDVFERRNDEDIEQYGRRVYDHVFGYNIEVALSNEETWKNRNRPKPIYSRDVLDNELTRQNGNMDKNCSTNCPSSVSAMAALGMKNPQDIWGLMENSRIFLEALKLFFSKREEEIGNLTFDKDDQLAVEFVTAAANIRAASFGIPLHSLFEAKGIAGNIVHAVATTNAVIAGLIVIEAIKVLQNDTKNYRMTYCVEHPARKMLLMPVEPFEPNKSCYVCSETPLLLEINTHRAKLRDFVDKIVKATLGMNLPLIMHGSALLYEVGDDLDEAMVANYAANLEKVLSELPSPVTGGTMLTVEDLQQEFSCNINIKHREEFDEEKEPDGMVLSGWAPPPTVEGANKTIDNAGSTSEALPVEAEKSEEIETAPGKKRKLIEVSKNDGTSNAEEIKKNEKLQVLDDDDDDDLVILDGGDLGFSPSKKKCQW encoded by the exons ATGGCTTCCCAACAACAATTTTCAGCAATAAAG GGTGCGAAAGTGCTCATGGTTGGTGCAGGTGGTATCGGCTGTGAACTCCTCAAGACCCTTGCACTCTCTGGCTTCCAAGACATTCATATT ATTGACATGGACACTATAGAAGTCAGTAACCTCAACAGGCAATTTCTATTCAGACAATCGCATGTTGGGCTATCAAAGGCCAGA GTTGCTCGGGATGCTGTTTTAAGATTTAGGCCACAGATAAGCATTACACCCTACCATGCAAATGTCAAGGATTCTAACTTCAATGTAGACTTCTTCAAGCAATTTAATGTTGTTTTGAATGGACTTGACAACTTAGATGCGAGGCGACATGTGAATCGCCTATGCTTGGCTGCTGATGTTCCCCTGGTTGAAAGTGGGACCACTGGATTCCTTGGACAG GTCACTGTACATATTAAAGGGAAAACAGAGTGCTATGAATGCCAGCCTAAACCTGCACCCAAAACCTATCCTGTCTGTACCATTACAAGTACCCCAACAAAG TTTGTTCACTGTATCGTATGGGCCAAGGACCTCCTCTTTGCAAAGTTGTTTGGAGACAAGAATcaagaaaatgatttaaatgtGCGTTCTAGTGATGCCAGTAGTTCATCTAACCATGTTGAAGATGTATTTGAACGTAGAAATGACGAAGATATAGAGCAATATGGCAGGAGAGTATATGATCATGTATTTGGTTATAACATTGAGGTAGCTTTATCTAATGAGGAGACATGGAAAAATCGCAATAGACCAAAGCCCATATATAGTAGGGATGTCCTGGATAATGAACTGACTCGACAGAACGGAAATATGGATAAAAACTGTTCAACCAATTGTCCATCATCAGTGTCTGCCATGGCAGCTCTAGGCATGAAGAACCCACAGGATATATGGGGTCTCATGGAGAATTCCAGAATTTTTCTTGAGGCTCTGAagctatttttttcaaaaagggaAGAG GAGATTGGGAATCTAACTTTTGATAAGGATGATCAATTAGCAGTGGAATTTGTTACTGCTGCAGCAAATATACGGGCTGCTTCATTTGGGATCCCTTTGCATAGTCTTTTTGAAGCTAAAGGAATTGCTGGTAATATTGTGCATGCTGTTGCAACAACCAATGCTGTTATTGCCGGGTTGATTGTCATTGAGGCAATCAAGGTATTGCAGAATGACACGAAGAATTATAG GATGACATATTGTGTGGAACATCCAGCCAGAAAGATGCTACTCATGCCTGTGGAACCGTTTGAACCAAATAAATCCTGTTATGTTTGTTCTGag ACACCTTTATTACTTGAGATCAATACTCACCGTGCAAAGTTGAGAGACTTTGTTGATAAGATAGTTAAGGCCACGCTTGGGATGAACTTGCCTCTCATTATGCATGGATCTGCACTTCTTTATGAAGTTGGTGATGATCTTGATGAAGCCATGGTGGCAAATTATGCTGCAAACCTTGAGAAG GTGCTGTCCGAGCTTCCTTCACCAGTTACTGGAGGGACAATGCTGACTGTTGAGGATCTTCAACAAGAGTTTTCTTGCAATATCAATATCAAGCACAG agaggaatttgatgaggagaaGGAACCGGATGGTATGGTTCTTTCTGGATGGGCTCCACCTCCTACCGTGGAGGGTGCTAACAAGACTATTGACAATGCTGGAAGCACATCAGAAGCTTTGCCGGTGGAGGCAGAGAAGAGTGAAGAGATAGAAACTGCTCctgggaagaaaagaaaactcaTCGAAGTTTCCAAGAATGATGGTACGAGCAATgcggaagaaattaaaaagaatgaGAAGCTTCAAgttcttgatgatgatgatgatgatgaccttGTCATTTTGGATGGTGGAGATCTTGGCTTCAGCCCCAGCAAGAAGAAATGTCAATGGTAG
- the LOC107426735 gene encoding SUMO-activating enzyme subunit 2 isoform X2, whose amino-acid sequence MEMNYLQSAMTCERFHFSSARDKVDLLSHLIIDMDTIEVSNLNRQFLFRQSHVGLSKARVARDAVLRFRPQISITPYHANVKDSNFNVDFFKQFNVVLNGLDNLDARRHVNRLCLAADVPLVESGTTGFLGQVTVHIKGKTECYECQPKPAPKTYPVCTITSTPTKFVHCIVWAKDLLFAKLFGDKNQENDLNVRSSDASSSSNHVEDVFERRNDEDIEQYGRRVYDHVFGYNIEVALSNEETWKNRNRPKPIYSRDVLDNELTRQNGNMDKNCSTNCPSSVSAMAALGMKNPQDIWGLMENSRIFLEALKLFFSKREEEIGNLTFDKDDQLAVEFVTAAANIRAASFGIPLHSLFEAKGIAGNIVHAVATTNAVIAGLIVIEAIKVLQNDTKNYRMTYCVEHPARKMLLMPVEPFEPNKSCYVCSETPLLLEINTHRAKLRDFVDKIVKATLGMNLPLIMHGSALLYEVGDDLDEAMVANYAANLEKVLSELPSPVTGGTMLTVEDLQQEFSCNINIKHREEFDEEKEPDGMVLSGWAPPPTVEGANKTIDNAGSTSEALPVEAEKSEEIETAPGKKRKLIEVSKNDGTSNAEEIKKNEKLQVLDDDDDDDLVILDGGDLGFSPSKKKCQW is encoded by the exons ATGGAAATGAACTATTTACAATCAGCTATGACTTGTGAGAGATTTCACTTTTCATCAGCCAGAGATAAAGTGGATTTGCTATCTCACTTAATT ATTGACATGGACACTATAGAAGTCAGTAACCTCAACAGGCAATTTCTATTCAGACAATCGCATGTTGGGCTATCAAAGGCCAGA GTTGCTCGGGATGCTGTTTTAAGATTTAGGCCACAGATAAGCATTACACCCTACCATGCAAATGTCAAGGATTCTAACTTCAATGTAGACTTCTTCAAGCAATTTAATGTTGTTTTGAATGGACTTGACAACTTAGATGCGAGGCGACATGTGAATCGCCTATGCTTGGCTGCTGATGTTCCCCTGGTTGAAAGTGGGACCACTGGATTCCTTGGACAG GTCACTGTACATATTAAAGGGAAAACAGAGTGCTATGAATGCCAGCCTAAACCTGCACCCAAAACCTATCCTGTCTGTACCATTACAAGTACCCCAACAAAG TTTGTTCACTGTATCGTATGGGCCAAGGACCTCCTCTTTGCAAAGTTGTTTGGAGACAAGAATcaagaaaatgatttaaatgtGCGTTCTAGTGATGCCAGTAGTTCATCTAACCATGTTGAAGATGTATTTGAACGTAGAAATGACGAAGATATAGAGCAATATGGCAGGAGAGTATATGATCATGTATTTGGTTATAACATTGAGGTAGCTTTATCTAATGAGGAGACATGGAAAAATCGCAATAGACCAAAGCCCATATATAGTAGGGATGTCCTGGATAATGAACTGACTCGACAGAACGGAAATATGGATAAAAACTGTTCAACCAATTGTCCATCATCAGTGTCTGCCATGGCAGCTCTAGGCATGAAGAACCCACAGGATATATGGGGTCTCATGGAGAATTCCAGAATTTTTCTTGAGGCTCTGAagctatttttttcaaaaagggaAGAG GAGATTGGGAATCTAACTTTTGATAAGGATGATCAATTAGCAGTGGAATTTGTTACTGCTGCAGCAAATATACGGGCTGCTTCATTTGGGATCCCTTTGCATAGTCTTTTTGAAGCTAAAGGAATTGCTGGTAATATTGTGCATGCTGTTGCAACAACCAATGCTGTTATTGCCGGGTTGATTGTCATTGAGGCAATCAAGGTATTGCAGAATGACACGAAGAATTATAG GATGACATATTGTGTGGAACATCCAGCCAGAAAGATGCTACTCATGCCTGTGGAACCGTTTGAACCAAATAAATCCTGTTATGTTTGTTCTGag ACACCTTTATTACTTGAGATCAATACTCACCGTGCAAAGTTGAGAGACTTTGTTGATAAGATAGTTAAGGCCACGCTTGGGATGAACTTGCCTCTCATTATGCATGGATCTGCACTTCTTTATGAAGTTGGTGATGATCTTGATGAAGCCATGGTGGCAAATTATGCTGCAAACCTTGAGAAG GTGCTGTCCGAGCTTCCTTCACCAGTTACTGGAGGGACAATGCTGACTGTTGAGGATCTTCAACAAGAGTTTTCTTGCAATATCAATATCAAGCACAG agaggaatttgatgaggagaaGGAACCGGATGGTATGGTTCTTTCTGGATGGGCTCCACCTCCTACCGTGGAGGGTGCTAACAAGACTATTGACAATGCTGGAAGCACATCAGAAGCTTTGCCGGTGGAGGCAGAGAAGAGTGAAGAGATAGAAACTGCTCctgggaagaaaagaaaactcaTCGAAGTTTCCAAGAATGATGGTACGAGCAATgcggaagaaattaaaaagaatgaGAAGCTTCAAgttcttgatgatgatgatgatgatgaccttGTCATTTTGGATGGTGGAGATCTTGGCTTCAGCCCCAGCAAGAAGAAATGTCAATGGTAG
- the LOC107426735 gene encoding SUMO-activating enzyme subunit 2 isoform X3, protein MTCERFHFSSARDKVDLLSHLIIDMDTIEVSNLNRQFLFRQSHVGLSKARVARDAVLRFRPQISITPYHANVKDSNFNVDFFKQFNVVLNGLDNLDARRHVNRLCLAADVPLVESGTTGFLGQVTVHIKGKTECYECQPKPAPKTYPVCTITSTPTKFVHCIVWAKDLLFAKLFGDKNQENDLNVRSSDASSSSNHVEDVFERRNDEDIEQYGRRVYDHVFGYNIEVALSNEETWKNRNRPKPIYSRDVLDNELTRQNGNMDKNCSTNCPSSVSAMAALGMKNPQDIWGLMENSRIFLEALKLFFSKREEEIGNLTFDKDDQLAVEFVTAAANIRAASFGIPLHSLFEAKGIAGNIVHAVATTNAVIAGLIVIEAIKVLQNDTKNYRMTYCVEHPARKMLLMPVEPFEPNKSCYVCSETPLLLEINTHRAKLRDFVDKIVKATLGMNLPLIMHGSALLYEVGDDLDEAMVANYAANLEKVLSELPSPVTGGTMLTVEDLQQEFSCNINIKHREEFDEEKEPDGMVLSGWAPPPTVEGANKTIDNAGSTSEALPVEAEKSEEIETAPGKKRKLIEVSKNDGTSNAEEIKKNEKLQVLDDDDDDDLVILDGGDLGFSPSKKKCQW, encoded by the exons ATGACTTGTGAGAGATTTCACTTTTCATCAGCCAGAGATAAAGTGGATTTGCTATCTCACTTAATT ATTGACATGGACACTATAGAAGTCAGTAACCTCAACAGGCAATTTCTATTCAGACAATCGCATGTTGGGCTATCAAAGGCCAGA GTTGCTCGGGATGCTGTTTTAAGATTTAGGCCACAGATAAGCATTACACCCTACCATGCAAATGTCAAGGATTCTAACTTCAATGTAGACTTCTTCAAGCAATTTAATGTTGTTTTGAATGGACTTGACAACTTAGATGCGAGGCGACATGTGAATCGCCTATGCTTGGCTGCTGATGTTCCCCTGGTTGAAAGTGGGACCACTGGATTCCTTGGACAG GTCACTGTACATATTAAAGGGAAAACAGAGTGCTATGAATGCCAGCCTAAACCTGCACCCAAAACCTATCCTGTCTGTACCATTACAAGTACCCCAACAAAG TTTGTTCACTGTATCGTATGGGCCAAGGACCTCCTCTTTGCAAAGTTGTTTGGAGACAAGAATcaagaaaatgatttaaatgtGCGTTCTAGTGATGCCAGTAGTTCATCTAACCATGTTGAAGATGTATTTGAACGTAGAAATGACGAAGATATAGAGCAATATGGCAGGAGAGTATATGATCATGTATTTGGTTATAACATTGAGGTAGCTTTATCTAATGAGGAGACATGGAAAAATCGCAATAGACCAAAGCCCATATATAGTAGGGATGTCCTGGATAATGAACTGACTCGACAGAACGGAAATATGGATAAAAACTGTTCAACCAATTGTCCATCATCAGTGTCTGCCATGGCAGCTCTAGGCATGAAGAACCCACAGGATATATGGGGTCTCATGGAGAATTCCAGAATTTTTCTTGAGGCTCTGAagctatttttttcaaaaagggaAGAG GAGATTGGGAATCTAACTTTTGATAAGGATGATCAATTAGCAGTGGAATTTGTTACTGCTGCAGCAAATATACGGGCTGCTTCATTTGGGATCCCTTTGCATAGTCTTTTTGAAGCTAAAGGAATTGCTGGTAATATTGTGCATGCTGTTGCAACAACCAATGCTGTTATTGCCGGGTTGATTGTCATTGAGGCAATCAAGGTATTGCAGAATGACACGAAGAATTATAG GATGACATATTGTGTGGAACATCCAGCCAGAAAGATGCTACTCATGCCTGTGGAACCGTTTGAACCAAATAAATCCTGTTATGTTTGTTCTGag ACACCTTTATTACTTGAGATCAATACTCACCGTGCAAAGTTGAGAGACTTTGTTGATAAGATAGTTAAGGCCACGCTTGGGATGAACTTGCCTCTCATTATGCATGGATCTGCACTTCTTTATGAAGTTGGTGATGATCTTGATGAAGCCATGGTGGCAAATTATGCTGCAAACCTTGAGAAG GTGCTGTCCGAGCTTCCTTCACCAGTTACTGGAGGGACAATGCTGACTGTTGAGGATCTTCAACAAGAGTTTTCTTGCAATATCAATATCAAGCACAG agaggaatttgatgaggagaaGGAACCGGATGGTATGGTTCTTTCTGGATGGGCTCCACCTCCTACCGTGGAGGGTGCTAACAAGACTATTGACAATGCTGGAAGCACATCAGAAGCTTTGCCGGTGGAGGCAGAGAAGAGTGAAGAGATAGAAACTGCTCctgggaagaaaagaaaactcaTCGAAGTTTCCAAGAATGATGGTACGAGCAATgcggaagaaattaaaaagaatgaGAAGCTTCAAgttcttgatgatgatgatgatgatgaccttGTCATTTTGGATGGTGGAGATCTTGGCTTCAGCCCCAGCAAGAAGAAATGTCAATGGTAG
- the LOC107426735 gene encoding SUMO-activating enzyme subunit 2 isoform X4, whose amino-acid sequence MDTIEVSNLNRQFLFRQSHVGLSKARVARDAVLRFRPQISITPYHANVKDSNFNVDFFKQFNVVLNGLDNLDARRHVNRLCLAADVPLVESGTTGFLGQVTVHIKGKTECYECQPKPAPKTYPVCTITSTPTKFVHCIVWAKDLLFAKLFGDKNQENDLNVRSSDASSSSNHVEDVFERRNDEDIEQYGRRVYDHVFGYNIEVALSNEETWKNRNRPKPIYSRDVLDNELTRQNGNMDKNCSTNCPSSVSAMAALGMKNPQDIWGLMENSRIFLEALKLFFSKREEEIGNLTFDKDDQLAVEFVTAAANIRAASFGIPLHSLFEAKGIAGNIVHAVATTNAVIAGLIVIEAIKVLQNDTKNYRMTYCVEHPARKMLLMPVEPFEPNKSCYVCSETPLLLEINTHRAKLRDFVDKIVKATLGMNLPLIMHGSALLYEVGDDLDEAMVANYAANLEKVLSELPSPVTGGTMLTVEDLQQEFSCNINIKHREEFDEEKEPDGMVLSGWAPPPTVEGANKTIDNAGSTSEALPVEAEKSEEIETAPGKKRKLIEVSKNDGTSNAEEIKKNEKLQVLDDDDDDDLVILDGGDLGFSPSKKKCQW is encoded by the exons ATGGACACTATAGAAGTCAGTAACCTCAACAGGCAATTTCTATTCAGACAATCGCATGTTGGGCTATCAAAGGCCAGA GTTGCTCGGGATGCTGTTTTAAGATTTAGGCCACAGATAAGCATTACACCCTACCATGCAAATGTCAAGGATTCTAACTTCAATGTAGACTTCTTCAAGCAATTTAATGTTGTTTTGAATGGACTTGACAACTTAGATGCGAGGCGACATGTGAATCGCCTATGCTTGGCTGCTGATGTTCCCCTGGTTGAAAGTGGGACCACTGGATTCCTTGGACAG GTCACTGTACATATTAAAGGGAAAACAGAGTGCTATGAATGCCAGCCTAAACCTGCACCCAAAACCTATCCTGTCTGTACCATTACAAGTACCCCAACAAAG TTTGTTCACTGTATCGTATGGGCCAAGGACCTCCTCTTTGCAAAGTTGTTTGGAGACAAGAATcaagaaaatgatttaaatgtGCGTTCTAGTGATGCCAGTAGTTCATCTAACCATGTTGAAGATGTATTTGAACGTAGAAATGACGAAGATATAGAGCAATATGGCAGGAGAGTATATGATCATGTATTTGGTTATAACATTGAGGTAGCTTTATCTAATGAGGAGACATGGAAAAATCGCAATAGACCAAAGCCCATATATAGTAGGGATGTCCTGGATAATGAACTGACTCGACAGAACGGAAATATGGATAAAAACTGTTCAACCAATTGTCCATCATCAGTGTCTGCCATGGCAGCTCTAGGCATGAAGAACCCACAGGATATATGGGGTCTCATGGAGAATTCCAGAATTTTTCTTGAGGCTCTGAagctatttttttcaaaaagggaAGAG GAGATTGGGAATCTAACTTTTGATAAGGATGATCAATTAGCAGTGGAATTTGTTACTGCTGCAGCAAATATACGGGCTGCTTCATTTGGGATCCCTTTGCATAGTCTTTTTGAAGCTAAAGGAATTGCTGGTAATATTGTGCATGCTGTTGCAACAACCAATGCTGTTATTGCCGGGTTGATTGTCATTGAGGCAATCAAGGTATTGCAGAATGACACGAAGAATTATAG GATGACATATTGTGTGGAACATCCAGCCAGAAAGATGCTACTCATGCCTGTGGAACCGTTTGAACCAAATAAATCCTGTTATGTTTGTTCTGag ACACCTTTATTACTTGAGATCAATACTCACCGTGCAAAGTTGAGAGACTTTGTTGATAAGATAGTTAAGGCCACGCTTGGGATGAACTTGCCTCTCATTATGCATGGATCTGCACTTCTTTATGAAGTTGGTGATGATCTTGATGAAGCCATGGTGGCAAATTATGCTGCAAACCTTGAGAAG GTGCTGTCCGAGCTTCCTTCACCAGTTACTGGAGGGACAATGCTGACTGTTGAGGATCTTCAACAAGAGTTTTCTTGCAATATCAATATCAAGCACAG agaggaatttgatgaggagaaGGAACCGGATGGTATGGTTCTTTCTGGATGGGCTCCACCTCCTACCGTGGAGGGTGCTAACAAGACTATTGACAATGCTGGAAGCACATCAGAAGCTTTGCCGGTGGAGGCAGAGAAGAGTGAAGAGATAGAAACTGCTCctgggaagaaaagaaaactcaTCGAAGTTTCCAAGAATGATGGTACGAGCAATgcggaagaaattaaaaagaatgaGAAGCTTCAAgttcttgatgatgatgatgatgatgaccttGTCATTTTGGATGGTGGAGATCTTGGCTTCAGCCCCAGCAAGAAGAAATGTCAATGGTAG
- the LOC107426637 gene encoding probable receptor-like protein kinase At4g39110: MEIEKKSHKIQQKDSNLFLSSLPSTPMAFLLVLLFSFISKPTTVYSAGSASFIPQDNFLIDCGATNAANSPDGRVFKTEPQSSQFLQAEDDFKVSIPSADVPSPIYLTARIFVKDATYSFHMSHPGFHWVRLHFFPINNNVFDLQKATFTVTTNKYVLLHSFNVNNTNHAIVKEYLVNITDPQFSIKFAPQKNSAAFINAIEVVSAPDSLITDTATNLSPVTNFQGLPSFAFQTAYRVNMGGPLITPSNDTLGRTWVSDAEFLKNKNLAKSVTVAPSIVKYPEGGSPLIAPPMVYASASEMADAKVDQPKFNVTWNFDVDTAFGYMIRLHFCDIVSKALNNLYFNVYINQNMAIADLDLSHTMGALATSYYKDIVVNTSMMSNGLSVQIGPSNMGSGDLNAILNGVEVLKMSNTVDSLDGEFGVDGRQENPGSRRGTVAAVGFAMMFGAFVGLGAMVIKWHKRPQDWQKRNSFSSWLLPVHAGDNSFLASKTSVGSHKSGLYSSTLGLGRYFSFAELQEATKNFDSKAVIGVGGFGNVYLGEIDDGTKVAVKRGNPQSEQGITEFQTEIQMLSKLRHRHLVSLIGYCDENSEMILVYEYMSNGPFRDHLYGKNLASLSWKQRLEICIGAARGLHYLHTGTAQGIIHRDVKTTNILLDDNFTAKVSDFGLSKDAPMGQGHVSTAVKGSFGYLDPEYFRRQQLTDKSDVYSFGVVLLEALCARPALNPQLPREQVNLADWAMQWKRKGLLDKIIDPHLVGAINPESMKKFAEAAEKCLAEHGVDRPTMGDVLWNLEYALQLQEAFSQGKAAEEESKPSANAVAAAPVTPPVDAATSNRLATQPAAVNNVQGEVEDVNQHSGTAMFAELANLNGR, from the coding sequence ATGGAGATAGAAAAAAAGAGTcacaaaatacaacaaaaagatTCCAATCTTTTTCTATCCTCCTTGCCATCAACACCAATGGCTTTCCTCCTGGtccttctcttctccttcatttcCAAACCCACCACCGTCTACTCCGCCGGATCGGCCTCATTCATCCCCCAAGACAACTTCCTCATCGACTGCGGTGCAACCAATGCAGCCAACTCCCCCGACGGAAGAGTTTTCAAAACAGAACCTCAATCCTCCCAATTCTTGCAAGCTGAGGACGATTTCAAGGTCTCCATTCCATCAGCTGATGTTCCCTCGCCCATCTACTTGACTGCAAGGATCTTCGTCAAAGACGCTACCTATTCATTCCACATGTCTCACCCCGGTTTCCATTGGGTCAGACTCCATTTCTTCCCAATTAACAACAATGTTTTTGATCTTCAAAAAGCCACATTCACCGTCACAACAAACAAATACGTCCTTCTCCACAGCTTCAATGTCAACAACACGAACCATGCCATTGTTAAGGAATATCTAGTCAACATCACAGATCCACAATTCTCCATCAAGTTCGCTCCCCAGAAGAACTCCGCTGCTTTTATCAATGCCATCGAGGTGGTTTCCGCTCCTGATAGCTTGATCACCGACACAGCCACCAATCTTTCTCCGGTCACCAACTTTCAGGGACTTCCTTCTTTCGCTTTTCAAACTGCTTATAGGGTTAACATGGGAGGACCATTGATCACCCCCTCGAATGATACTCTGGGACGTACTTGGGTCTCTGATGCAGAGTTTCTGAAGAATAAGAACCTCGCTAAGAGCGTTACCGTGGCGCCAAGCATTGTGAAGTATCCTGAGGGAGGTTCACCGTTGATTGCACCTCCAATGGTTTATGCTTCAGCATCAGAAATGGCTGATGCTAAGGTAGATCAACCAAAGTTCAATGTGACATGGAATTTTGATGTTGATACGGCTTTTGGATACATGATTCGGTTGCATTTCTGTGACATTGTGAGCAAAGCTTTGAATAATCTATACTTCAATGTCTATATTAACCAGAACATGGCCATTGCTGATTTGGATTTGTCTCACACAATGGGAGCTTTGGCTACCTCTTATTATAAGGATATAGTGGTGAATACCTCCATGATGAGCAATGGACTCTCTGTTCAGATCGGTCCTTCGAACATGGGTTCCGGCGACCTGAATGCCATTTTGAATGGTGTGGAGGTGTTGAAAATGAGCAATACCGTGGACAGTTTGGATGGCGAGTTCGGTGTCGATGGAAGGCAAGAAAATCCTGGTAGTCGCAGAGGAACGGTTGCAGCAGTGGGATTCGCAATGATGTTTGGAGCTTTTGTTGGTCTCGGAGCTATGGTGATCAAGTGGCATAAAAGGCCTCAAGATTGGCAGAAAAGGAACAGCTTCTCTTCATGGTTGCTTCCTGTCCATGCCGGCGATAACAGTTTCTTGGCGAGCAAGACATCGGTTGGATCGCATAAGAGCGGTCTCTACTCTTCAACTTTGGGACTAGGAAGGTATTTCTCTTTCGCTGAGCTACAAGAAGCCACCAAGAACTTCGATTCCAAGGCAGTGATTGGCGTTGGTGGATTCGGAAATGTGTATCTTGGTGAGATTGATGATGGGACTAAAGTTGCGGTGAAAAGAGGAAACCCACAATCTGAACAGGGGATTACAGAGTTCCAAACGGAGATTCAGATGTTATCCAAGCTCAGGCACAGACATTTGGTGTCCTTGATTGGTTACTGCGATGAGAATTCGGAGATGATCTTGGTCTACGAGTACATGTCGAATGGACCATTCAGAGACCATTTGTATGGAAAGAACTTAGCTTCATTGTCATGGAAGCAGAGATTGGAAATTTGTATCGGAGCAGCTCGTGGACTTCACTACCTTCACACAGGAACAGCACAGGGTATCATTCACAGAGACGTTAAGACAACAAACATACTTCTCGATGATAACTTCACCGCCAAGGTATCCGATTTCGGGCTTTCTAAGGATGCTCCAATGGGACAAGGACATGTTAGTACTGCTGTGAAAGGAAGCTTTGGGTATTTAGATCCTGAGTACTTCAGAAGACAACAATTGACAGACAAATCAGATGTTTACTCTTTCGGTGTTGTTCTTCTTGAAGCATTGTGTGCTAGGCCTGCTTTGAATCCTCAGCTTCCAAGAGAGCAAGTGAATTTAGCAGATTGGGCAATGCAATGGAAGAGGAAAGGTTTGTTGGACAAAATCATTGACCCACATCTTGTTGGGGCTATTAATCCTGAATCAATGAAGAAATTTGCTGAGGCTGCTGAGAAGTGTTTGGCTGAACATGGAGTTGATAGGCCTACCATGGGTGAtgtgctttggaatttggaataTGCTTTGCAACTTCAGGAAGCTTTCTCTCAAGGTAAAGCAGCAGAGGAGGAAAGCAAACCTTCTGCTAATGCTGTTGCTGCTGCCCCGGTGACACCTCCAGTTGATGCTGCTACCAGTAACCGTCTGGCTACTCAGCCGGCGGCAGTGAATAATGTTCAAGGTGAAGTTGAAGATGTGAATCAACATTCAGGAACCGCCATGTTCGCCGAATTGGCTAATCTGAATggtaggtaa